Proteins from one Emys orbicularis isolate rEmyOrb1 chromosome 2, rEmyOrb1.hap1, whole genome shotgun sequence genomic window:
- the PDP1 gene encoding pyruvate dehyrogenase phosphatase catalytic subunit 1 yields the protein MPAPTQLFPLIRNCEIGRIYNTVCYCHHKHLCCLSPHLAHNHLRCAPQKKLATLCPKENFNQFIHARSYVSTPQRFYLTPPQVNSILKANEYSFKVPEFDGKNISSILGFDSNQLPANAPIEDRRSAATCLQTRGMLLGVFDGHAGCACAQAVSERLFYYIAVSLLPHETLLEIENAVESGHALLPILQWHKHPNDYFSKEASKLYFNSLRTYWQELIDLNTGETTDVKEALINAFKRLDNDISLEAQVGDPNSFLNYLVLRVAFSGATACVAHVDGVDLHIANTGDSRAMLGVQEEDGSWSAVTLSYDHNAQNESEIERVKLEHPKSEEKSVVKQDRLLGLLMPFRAFGDVKFKWSIELQKRVIESGPDQLNDNEYTKFIPPNYHTPPYLTAEPEVIHHKLRPQDKFLVLATDGLWETMHRQDVVRIVGEYLTGVHHQQPIAVGGYKVTLGQMHGLLTERRARISSAFEDQNAATHLIRHAVGNNEFGTVDHERLSKMLSLPEELARMYRDDITIIVVQFNSHIVGACQNEEF from the coding sequence ATGCCAGCACCAACTCAACTGTTTCCATTGATTCGTAACTGCGAGATTGGCAGGATATACAATACAGTGTGCTACTGCCATCACAAACATCTTTGTTGTTTGTCACCTCATTTGGCTCACAATCATTTGAGATGTGCACCTCAGAAGAAACTTGCAACGCTCTGTCCAAAAGAGAATTTTAATCAGTTTATCCATGCAAGGAGCTATGTTTCCACACCACAGAGATTTTACCTCACTCCTCCACAGGTCAACAGCATTCtgaaagcaaatgaatacagcTTTAAAGTCCCAGAATTTGATGGCAAAAACATAAGTTCTATTCTTGGCTTTGATAGCAACCAGTTGCCTGCTAATGCTCCAATAGAAGACAGGAGGAGTGCGGCGACATGCTTACAAACAAGAGGAATGCTTCTAGGTGTATTTGATGGCCATGCAGGCTGTGCTTGTGCTCAGGCTGTCAGCGAAAGACTCTTCTACTACATTGCTGTCTCTTTGTTACCTCATGAGACTCTACTTGAAATAGAAAATGCAGTGGAGAGTGGCCATGCCCTGTTGCCCATCTTACAGTGGCACAAGCATCCCAATGATTATTTTAGTAAGGAAGCTTCCAAACTGTATTTCAACAGTTTAAGAACTTACTGGCAGGAGCTCATAGACCTCAACACTGGAGAGACTACGGATGTAAAAGAGGCTTTAATTAATGCTTTCAAGAGGCTTGATAATGATATTTCATTAGAAGCTCAAGTGGGAGATCCAAACTCTTTTCTCAATTACTTGGTACTGCGAGTGGCTTTTTCAGGAGCAACCGCCTGCGTGGCTCATGTAGATGGTGTTGATTTGCATATTGCTAATACTGGTGACAGCAGGGCAATGCTTGGTGTTCAAGAAGAAGATGGATCTTGGTCTGCAGTCACTCTGTCCTACGATCATAATGCACAAAATGAAAGTGAAATAGAACGAGTAAAACTGGAGCACCCAAAGTCTGAAGAGAAAAGTGTTGTAAAACAAGATAGGCTGTTAGGCTTATTGATGCCTTTCAGAGCTTTTGGTGATGTGAAATTCAAATGGAGCATTGAACTTCAGAAGAGAGTTATAGAATCGGGCCCAGATCAGTTGAATGACAATGAGTATACCAAGTTTATCCCTCCTAACTATCACACTCCTCCATATCTCACAGCTGAGCCAGAGGTCATACATCACAAATTAAGGCCTCAGGATAAATTCCTGGTGTTGGCTACAGATGGCCTGTGGGAGACCATGCATAGGCAGGACGTGGTTAGAATTGTAGGAGAGTATCTCACTGGAGTTCATCACCAACAGCCAATAGCTGTTGGTGGTTATAAGGTAACTCTGGGACAGATGCACGGTCTCCTAACAGAAAGGAGAGCCAGAATCTCCTCTGCATTTGAAGATCAGAATGCAGCAACTCATCTGATACGTCATGCAGTGGGAAATAATGAGTTTGGCACTGTTGATCATGAACGGCTGTCCAAGATGCTTAGTCTTCCAGAAGAGTTGGCTAGGATGTACAGAGATGACATTACAATTATTGTGGTGCAGTTCAACTCTCATATTGTAGGTGCATGTCAAAATGAGGAATTCTGA